Proteins encoded in a region of the Pseudomonas shahriarae genome:
- a CDS encoding recombinase family protein: MPTGYAYIRYSTRRQGADDKDSVTRQKASIRAIAARHGVEVPEENFFYENGVSAYTGENSKTGKLKDLIDQIENLSIAPGDFVFVESIDRLSRQRLLQAKDLVYGILKKGVILVTTMDGYIYKLHEDQADIMKQDIMLTVISSRAHEESLTKSNRRKSAWKKAKTEAEETGIVFNKNRLPYGVIFDEKTNTLVIDKKAQEEIEFILENLKREGVTSTIKKANAFAAINWTQARVKDIFDTKYVLGYFMSQTKIDGKMVLDKHIENYYPKIVSASLFLEAKEAMSNRKVKKHQGRVTQNNANIFRHSCFCERCGKSLVFMNNYNSKGSRYFYMTCQQNIENGNCKNRFRYDLAVKLFLDTMQEFDRLNRKSVSLEPIDVTQYASLDEATLKEIEEMNMSLSVIIDGSSGAFKLAKKFVELSKSNKVEDTKTRQKLKKLRDRQSDLEVSVENLNKSVGTIKSGIIPSAILNRLSKEEVELNEIKEEIEKLAISKNKSKVQELEFTNLDKTIDFLKTEEGRLNIINFLTSNNIRFSFEYISDTLNSTAYVNNERIGQLSTQNDNKSAPLGIYGFDNLGNVFTQ; this comes from the coding sequence ATGCCTACTGGATACGCCTACATTCGCTATTCGACCCGTCGCCAAGGTGCAGACGACAAGGACAGCGTAACCCGTCAAAAAGCGAGCATACGAGCTATTGCGGCCCGTCACGGGGTCGAGGTTCCCGAAGAAAATTTCTTCTATGAAAACGGCGTTTCTGCCTATACGGGTGAGAACTCAAAGACTGGCAAACTAAAAGACCTCATCGATCAAATCGAAAATTTGAGCATTGCCCCCGGTGATTTCGTCTTCGTTGAGAGCATTGACCGATTAAGTCGCCAAAGGCTTTTGCAAGCAAAAGACCTTGTTTATGGGATTTTGAAAAAAGGCGTGATCCTTGTAACTACAATGGATGGTTACATTTACAAGTTGCATGAAGATCAAGCCGACATAATGAAGCAAGATATTATGCTTACGGTTATTTCTTCCCGTGCTCACGAAGAAAGCTTGACTAAAAGTAACCGTAGAAAATCTGCTTGGAAAAAAGCGAAAACAGAAGCAGAAGAAACAGGAATTGTATTCAATAAAAACCGCTTGCCTTATGGCGTCATTTTTGATGAAAAGACGAACACTCTTGTAATTGACAAGAAAGCACAAGAAGAAATCGAATTTATTCTAGAAAATCTAAAACGCGAAGGCGTTACGTCTACGATTAAGAAAGCTAATGCCTTTGCGGCTATCAACTGGACACAGGCCCGCGTTAAAGACATATTCGATACAAAATACGTCTTGGGCTACTTTATGTCTCAAACGAAAATCGATGGGAAAATGGTTTTAGATAAACACATCGAAAATTATTACCCAAAAATTGTTTCCGCCTCATTATTTCTTGAAGCAAAAGAAGCAATGAGCAATCGAAAGGTTAAAAAACACCAAGGAAGAGTTACACAGAATAATGCAAACATCTTTCGTCACTCTTGCTTTTGTGAGCGTTGCGGAAAATCTCTTGTTTTTATGAACAACTATAACAGCAAAGGAAGTCGTTATTTTTACATGACATGCCAACAAAATATTGAAAATGGAAATTGCAAAAACCGCTTTCGATATGACCTAGCTGTTAAATTGTTTCTTGATACAATGCAAGAATTCGACAGACTAAATAGAAAATCCGTATCACTCGAACCCATCGACGTAACTCAATACGCCAGCCTCGACGAAGCGACATTGAAAGAAATCGAAGAAATGAACATGTCTTTATCCGTGATTATTGATGGTTCTTCGGGAGCCTTCAAGCTAGCCAAAAAATTTGTTGAACTGTCAAAATCAAATAAAGTTGAAGACACCAAAACACGGCAAAAACTCAAAAAATTACGAGATCGTCAAAGCGATCTTGAAGTCAGTGTTGAAAACCTAAACAAATCCGTGGGAACCATTAAAAGCGGCATCATTCCTAGTGCAATTTTAAATCGCCTTTCAAAAGAAGAAGTAGAACTAAACGAAATAAAAGAAGAAATTGAAAAACTTGCCATCTCAAAAAACAAAAGCAAAGTTCAGGAACTTGAATTCACTAATCTGGATAAGACAATCGACTTTTTGAAAACAGAAGAAGGTCGATTGAACATCATTAACTTCCTAACTTCCAACAACATACGTTTTAGCTTCGAATATATCAGCGACACCCTAAATTCAACCGCTTACGTTAATAATGAGCGAATAGGTCAATTAAGCACCCAGAATGATAACAAATCGGCCCCGCTTGGAATTTATGGCTTTGATAATTTAGGCAATGTATTCACTCAGTAA
- a CDS encoding DUF3509 domain-containing protein, with the protein MDNPFQLITDTFAPQYRVNLSIQRLDGSIMLTLSDDSGVVAKRMISAEQRNDPQRLKRLVQSVQFGIAIEQGHSAMEILAVMTDGDSHKLLQRPPSNRPPIAAGL; encoded by the coding sequence ATGGACAATCCTTTTCAACTGATCACCGACACGTTCGCCCCTCAATACCGGGTCAACCTGAGCATCCAGCGCCTGGACGGCAGCATCATGCTGACCCTCTCCGACGACAGCGGCGTGGTCGCCAAACGCATGATCAGCGCCGAACAGCGCAACGACCCGCAACGCCTCAAACGCCTGGTGCAAAGTGTGCAATTCGGCATTGCCATTGAACAAGGGCACAGCGCCATGGAGATTTTGGCAGTGATGACCGACGGCGACAGTCACAAACTGCTGCAGCGCCCGCCGAGCAACCGGCCGCCCATCGCGGCCGGGCTCTGA
- a CDS encoding serine/threonine transporter gives MTDVRTPAAENPAAVTQTVTTGWSKHDTTWMLGLYGTAIGAGTLFLPINAGVGGFWPLIVLALLAFPMTFFAHRGLTHFVLSGKSGDITDVVEEHFGVGAGKLITLLYFFAIFPILLVYSVALTNTLGSFMEHQLHMTAPPRAILSLVLILGLMAIVRCGQGVIVKAMSVLVYPFVAALLLLAVSLIPNWNGAFFASASEGMPLPVFFKTLWLAIPVMVFSFNHSPIISAFAVDQKRVYGAQAERKSSGILATAHGMMVLTVMFFCFSCVLALSPADLAAAKAQNISILSYLANHFQTPVIAYAAPLIALVAITKSFLGHYIGASEGFQGLIVKTLRGRNRTLSARWLERCTAVFMILSCWAVATFNPSILGMIETLGGPIIACLLFLMPMYAIRRVPSLRQYSGQVSNVFVVLVGLIALSAVIFSLVP, from the coding sequence ATGACCGATGTACGTACACCTGCTGCCGAAAACCCCGCTGCTGTCACGCAAACCGTAACGACCGGCTGGAGCAAACACGACACCACCTGGATGCTGGGCCTCTACGGTACCGCCATCGGTGCTGGCACTCTGTTTCTGCCGATCAACGCCGGGGTCGGCGGCTTCTGGCCGCTGATCGTACTGGCGCTGCTGGCCTTCCCCATGACCTTCTTCGCCCACCGTGGGCTGACGCACTTTGTGCTGTCGGGCAAATCCGGCGACATCACTGACGTGGTGGAAGAACATTTCGGCGTCGGTGCCGGCAAGCTGATCACCCTGCTGTACTTCTTCGCCATCTTCCCGATCCTGCTGGTGTACAGCGTTGCGCTGACCAACACCCTCGGCAGTTTCATGGAACACCAACTGCACATGACTGCGCCGCCACGGGCGATCCTGTCTCTGGTGCTGATCCTCGGCCTGATGGCCATTGTGCGATGCGGCCAGGGTGTGATCGTCAAGGCCATGAGCGTGTTGGTCTACCCGTTCGTCGCCGCCTTGCTGCTGTTGGCCGTGAGCCTGATCCCCAACTGGAACGGCGCGTTCTTCGCCTCCGCCAGTGAGGGCATGCCCCTGCCGGTGTTCTTCAAGACCCTGTGGCTGGCGATTCCGGTGATGGTGTTTTCGTTTAACCATTCGCCGATCATCTCGGCCTTTGCGGTGGACCAGAAACGCGTGTACGGCGCCCAAGCCGAACGCAAGAGCAGCGGCATCCTGGCCACGGCCCACGGCATGATGGTGCTGACGGTGATGTTCTTCTGCTTCAGTTGCGTACTGGCGCTGTCACCGGCTGATCTTGCCGCCGCCAAGGCGCAGAACATTTCGATCCTGTCCTACCTGGCCAACCACTTCCAGACCCCGGTCATCGCCTACGCGGCGCCGTTGATCGCGCTGGTGGCCATCACCAAATCCTTCCTCGGCCACTACATCGGCGCCAGCGAAGGCTTCCAGGGCCTGATCGTCAAAACCCTGCGCGGGCGCAACCGCACCTTGTCGGCGCGCTGGCTGGAACGCTGCACCGCGGTGTTCATGATCCTCAGTTGCTGGGCCGTGGCCACGTTCAACCCAAGCATCCTGGGCATGATCGAAACCCTCGGCGGGCCGATCATCGCGTGCTTGCTGTTCCTGATGCCGATGTACGCAATCCGCCGCGTGCCATCGCTGCGCCAGTATTCGGGCCAGGTGTCGAATGTGTTTGTGGTGTTGGTGGGGCTGATTGCGCTGTCGGCGGTCATTTTCTCGCTGGTGCCCTGA
- a CDS encoding L-serine ammonia-lyase codes for MAISVFDLFKVGIGPSSSHTVGPMRAAATFAQSLTDQQLLEHTQRVEVRLYGSLSATGVGHATDRACVMGLMGEWPDRVAPTSIGPRIQQLRESSRLMLAGQKEIAFNWQHDLLLLEESLPYHPNAMSLHAYGANGLLSEQTYYSVGGGFIIEAAEAESGIAPTSDVELPYDFSSAVELLALCNKHGLRVSELMMANERAWRSDEEIRSGLLHIWSVMRECVEQGLRDEGILPGGLDVPRRAAKLHRSLLEIGKPNVITSTLSAMEWVNLFALAVNEENAAGGRMVTAPTNGAAGIIPAVLHYYMKFNADASDDDVVNFFLAAAAVGILCKKNASISGAEVGCQGEVGSACAMAAAGLADILGATPEQLENAAEIGLEHNLGLTCDPVGGLVQVPCIERNAIAAVKAINATQMALRGDGKHFISLDRVIRTMRDTGADMHDKYKETSRGGLAVSWVEC; via the coding sequence ATGGCTATCAGCGTTTTTGATCTATTCAAGGTGGGCATCGGCCCATCCAGCTCCCATACCGTGGGCCCTATGCGGGCTGCGGCAACCTTCGCCCAGTCCCTCACCGACCAACAATTGCTGGAGCACACCCAACGCGTGGAAGTGCGCCTGTACGGCTCGCTGTCTGCCACCGGCGTGGGCCACGCCACCGATCGCGCGTGTGTGATGGGGTTGATGGGCGAATGGCCAGATCGGGTTGCCCCCACCTCGATCGGGCCGCGTATCCAGCAGTTGCGCGAATCCTCCAGGTTGATGCTTGCAGGCCAAAAAGAAATTGCCTTCAACTGGCAGCACGATCTCCTGCTGCTGGAAGAAAGCCTGCCCTACCACCCCAACGCCATGTCCCTGCATGCCTACGGGGCAAACGGCCTGTTGAGCGAACAGACCTACTACTCGGTGGGCGGCGGTTTCATCATCGAGGCGGCCGAGGCCGAGTCGGGTATTGCTCCCACCAGCGATGTAGAACTGCCCTACGACTTTTCCAGCGCCGTCGAACTGCTGGCCCTGTGCAACAAGCATGGCCTGCGTGTCTCTGAATTGATGATGGCCAACGAACGCGCCTGGCGTAGCGATGAAGAAATCCGTAGTGGCCTGCTGCATATCTGGTCGGTAATGCGCGAGTGCGTCGAGCAAGGCCTGCGTGATGAAGGCATCTTGCCCGGCGGCCTGGATGTGCCGCGCCGCGCCGCAAAACTGCACCGCAGCCTACTGGAAATCGGCAAACCGAATGTGATCACCTCGACCTTGTCGGCCATGGAGTGGGTCAACCTGTTCGCCCTCGCCGTCAACGAAGAAAACGCCGCCGGTGGGCGCATGGTCACCGCACCGACCAATGGTGCAGCCGGGATCATTCCGGCAGTGCTGCACTACTACATGAAGTTCAATGCCGACGCGTCCGACGATGATGTAGTCAACTTCTTCCTGGCCGCAGCCGCCGTCGGCATCCTGTGCAAGAAAAACGCCTCGATCTCCGGCGCTGAAGTCGGCTGCCAGGGCGAAGTCGGTTCGGCCTGCGCCATGGCCGCTGCGGGCCTGGCGGATATTCTCGGCGCCACCCCCGAGCAACTGGAAAACGCCGCCGAAATCGGCCTGGAGCACAACCTCGGCCTGACCTGCGACCCCGTCGGCGGCCTGGTCCAGGTGCCCTGCATCGAGCGCAACGCCATCGCCGCCGTCAAAGCCATCAACGCCACGCAAATGGCCCTGCGCGGCGACGGCAAACACTTCATTTCCCTCGACCGGGTGATCCGCACCATGCGCGATACCGGCGCCGATATGCATGACAAATACAAAGAAACTTCACGGGGCGGCCTGGCGGTCAGCTGGGTGGAGTGCTGA
- a CDS encoding LysR substrate-binding domain-containing protein, producing MARPLHAQTYVWLHVFACAARHLSFTRCAEELHITPGAVSQQIRQLEERLGFRLFHRRARGVELSAEGQRLATTVSEAYGSIDAELQRLDAGMISGTLRLRSIPSFLGKWLTPRLPRLQQRFPDIQLRLVAEDSSIALHEGDFDLAIDLNDGSYPGLLSTALLDEQIFPVCAPSLLRGRPPLHGPADLAHFPLLHDITAWRGSYEYAEWEFYLNAIGYPDADVRRGHTFNRNHLTIEAAIAGMGVAIARRTLLNDELERGTLIVPFGLAVPNHKRYVLLYAPGALNHPGVRAVHDWLVEEAGIFRGLHPLGEGQL from the coding sequence ATGGCTCGCCCCCTGCATGCCCAGACCTATGTCTGGTTGCACGTATTTGCCTGCGCTGCACGGCATTTATCCTTTACCCGTTGCGCCGAAGAACTGCACATCACCCCTGGGGCAGTCAGCCAGCAGATTCGCCAATTGGAGGAGCGTCTGGGCTTTCGCCTGTTCCATCGCCGGGCGCGTGGCGTGGAGTTGAGTGCCGAAGGGCAGCGGCTGGCGACCACGGTAAGCGAGGCCTACGGCAGCATTGATGCCGAGTTGCAGCGCCTGGATGCGGGGATGATCAGCGGCACCCTGCGGCTGCGCTCGATTCCGTCCTTTCTGGGCAAATGGTTGACGCCGCGTTTGCCGCGTCTGCAGCAGCGTTTCCCGGATATCCAGTTACGGTTGGTGGCCGAGGACAGCAGCATTGCCCTGCACGAAGGCGACTTTGACCTGGCCATCGACCTCAACGACGGCAGTTATCCCGGTTTGTTATCCACAGCCTTGCTCGACGAGCAGATATTCCCGGTGTGCGCGCCAAGCCTGTTGCGCGGGCGGCCGCCGCTGCACGGTCCGGCCGACCTGGCCCACTTCCCGCTGTTGCACGACATCACGGCCTGGCGTGGGAGTTATGAATACGCCGAGTGGGAGTTTTACCTGAATGCGATCGGCTATCCCGACGCCGACGTGCGACGTGGGCACACCTTTAACCGCAACCACCTGACCATCGAGGCGGCGATTGCCGGCATGGGCGTGGCGATTGCCCGGCGCACCCTGCTCAATGACGAATTGGAGCGCGGCACCCTGATAGTGCCATTCGGCCTTGCGGTACCGAATCACAAGCGCTACGTGCTGCTGTATGCGCCAGGCGCACTGAACCATCCCGGCGTGCGTGCGGTGCATGACTGGCTGGTGGAAGAGGCGGGGATTTTTCGCGGATTGCACCCCTTGGGAGAGGGGCAATTGTGA
- a CDS encoding HPF/RaiA family ribosome-associated protein: MQIQVNSDNHIESSIRLEEWVRTTIESTLERYEEDLTRVEVYLRDENGDKPGPHDLSCRLEARPKGHQPISVIHKADTLEQAIDGAATKLDNALEHLFGRLQGKPRAEKRTPNNQVDEAGLEEEFLENEQAALNS, from the coding sequence ATGCAAATCCAAGTCAACAGCGACAACCATATTGAAAGCAGCATCCGACTGGAGGAGTGGGTACGTACTACCATTGAGAGCACGCTCGAACGTTATGAAGAAGACCTGACCCGCGTCGAGGTCTACCTGCGGGATGAGAACGGCGATAAGCCGGGCCCCCATGATTTGAGTTGCCGCCTGGAAGCGCGGCCAAAGGGTCATCAACCGATTTCGGTCATCCATAAAGCCGACACCCTGGAACAAGCGATCGACGGGGCGGCCACCAAGCTGGATAACGCGCTGGAACATCTGTTCGGCAGACTGCAAGGCAAGCCGCGTGCAGAGAAACGCACGCCCAACAACCAAGTCGATGAAGCCGGGCTTGAAGAGGAATTCCTGGAAAACGAACAGGCTGCGCTTAACAGCTGA
- the fecA gene encoding TonB-dependent Fe(3+) dicitrate receptor FecA, translated as MPQQPTRLTPLARTLRHLLLGASLSFSALPYALAAEAKPYHIAPASLEAALNQFGREAGVLISFGSEVTAGAQSQGLRGNYTTEQGLNALLKGTGLQARAEGDNAYSLQPLNAPAPLELGTSNVVGDWLGDAAQINVFEHPGARDVIRREEFERQGATQARDVLNRIPGVNAPENNGTGSHDMALNFGIRGLNPRLASRSTVLMDGIPVPFAPYGQPQLSFAPISMGNMDAVDVVRGGGAVRYGPQNVGGVVNFVTRAIPDAPTVKGGLQTETSPSSSHDGFKTTGNLLAGGTADNGLGGALLYSGTRGGDWREHSDTQIDDLILKGHYQLDEANSFNAMAQYYEGQADMPGGLSTAAYKADPYQSTRPYDKFWGRRTMFNVGYRYQEDRREFTVNSFFTKTLRSGYLDQGSFLSLSPREYWVRGLETRLAQGFDLGPSSHEVGVGYRYINEAGHELRYRTPISANQQLPNTDSRNDRDTRGGTEANAFFIDDRIDIGKWTVTPGIRYEMIKSQQTNNLTDVKYKGDYNTALPALNVLYHLTDDWNLYANTEGSFGSVQYSQMPNRVSSGAVKPEKARTWEVGTRYDNGALRAEIGAFLINFDNQYESNQTNDSVIARGETRHQGIESSVNYALDGLSPALAGFDVYASYAYVDATIREDGPNKGNRVPFSSKHKGTLGVGYTEGQWKLNLDSTYQSSQFADNANTQAESVDGSNGRIPGYMLFSSRAAYDFGPQLSDLNVAVGVKNIFNTQYFTRSFDDNNKGKYVGEPRTVYVQTSVAF; from the coding sequence ATGCCCCAGCAACCGACTCGCCTGACGCCACTTGCCCGTACGCTGCGCCACTTGCTGCTGGGCGCCAGCCTCAGTTTCAGCGCCCTGCCTTACGCCCTGGCGGCCGAGGCCAAGCCTTATCACATCGCCCCGGCGTCTCTGGAAGCGGCATTGAATCAATTTGGGCGTGAGGCTGGCGTGCTGATTTCGTTTGGCTCCGAAGTGACTGCCGGCGCGCAAAGCCAGGGCCTGCGGGGCAACTACACCACCGAGCAAGGTTTGAACGCATTGCTCAAGGGCACCGGCCTGCAAGCCCGCGCCGAAGGTGACAATGCCTATAGCCTGCAACCCCTGAACGCGCCGGCCCCCCTGGAGCTGGGCACCTCCAATGTGGTGGGCGACTGGCTCGGCGATGCGGCGCAGATCAATGTCTTCGAACACCCCGGCGCCCGTGATGTGATCCGTCGTGAAGAATTCGAGCGCCAGGGCGCAACCCAGGCCCGTGACGTGCTCAACCGTATTCCCGGGGTCAACGCGCCGGAAAACAACGGCACCGGCAGCCACGACATGGCGCTGAACTTCGGCATTCGCGGGCTCAACCCGCGCCTGGCGTCGCGCTCGACGGTATTGATGGACGGCATTCCGGTGCCTTTCGCGCCGTATGGCCAGCCGCAGCTGTCGTTCGCGCCCATCAGCATGGGCAACATGGATGCCGTGGACGTGGTGCGCGGCGGTGGCGCGGTACGCTACGGGCCGCAGAACGTCGGCGGTGTGGTCAACTTCGTGACTCGGGCAATTCCCGATGCACCGACGGTCAAGGGCGGCCTGCAGACCGAGACCAGCCCGTCTTCCAGCCACGATGGCTTCAAGACCACCGGCAACCTGCTGGCCGGCGGCACCGCCGACAATGGCCTGGGCGGCGCGCTGCTGTATTCCGGCACCCGCGGCGGTGACTGGCGTGAACACAGCGACACCCAAATCGACGACCTGATCCTCAAGGGCCACTACCAGCTGGACGAAGCCAACAGCTTCAATGCCATGGCCCAGTACTACGAGGGTCAGGCCGATATGCCCGGTGGCTTGAGCACGGCGGCCTACAAGGCCGACCCGTATCAATCCACCCGGCCCTACGACAAGTTCTGGGGCCGCCGTACGATGTTCAACGTAGGCTATCGCTACCAGGAAGATCGCCGGGAATTCACCGTCAACAGCTTCTTTACCAAGACCTTGCGCAGCGGTTATCTGGACCAGGGCAGCTTCCTTTCGCTGTCGCCGCGCGAATACTGGGTACGCGGCCTGGAAACCCGCCTGGCCCAAGGCTTCGACCTCGGCCCGAGCAGCCACGAGGTGGGCGTGGGCTACCGCTACATCAACGAGGCCGGGCATGAATTGCGCTACCGCACGCCGATCAGCGCCAACCAGCAACTGCCCAACACCGACAGCCGCAACGACCGCGACACCCGGGGTGGCACCGAAGCCAACGCGTTCTTTATCGACGACCGGATCGATATCGGCAAATGGACCGTGACCCCGGGCATCCGCTACGAGATGATCAAGTCCCAGCAGACCAACAACCTGACCGACGTCAAATACAAGGGTGACTACAACACCGCCCTGCCGGCGTTGAACGTGCTGTATCACCTGACCGACGACTGGAACCTGTACGCCAACACCGAAGGTTCCTTCGGCAGCGTGCAGTACAGCCAGATGCCCAACCGTGTGAGCAGCGGTGCGGTCAAGCCAGAAAAGGCCCGCACCTGGGAAGTCGGCACGCGCTACGACAATGGCGCGCTGCGCGCAGAAATCGGCGCGTTCCTGATCAACTTCGACAACCAGTACGAAAGCAACCAGACCAACGACTCGGTGATCGCCCGGGGCGAAACGCGGCACCAGGGTATCGAGTCCAGCGTCAATTACGCCCTCGACGGCTTGAGCCCGGCGCTGGCTGGCTTTGATGTGTACGCCAGCTACGCCTATGTCGATGCAACCATCCGCGAAGACGGCCCGAACAAAGGCAACCGCGTGCCCTTCTCGTCCAAGCACAAAGGTACCCTGGGCGTGGGCTACACCGAAGGTCAATGGAAGTTGAACCTGGACAGCACCTACCAGAGCAGCCAATTCGCCGATAACGCCAACACCCAGGCCGAAAGCGTGGATGGCAGCAATGGGCGCATCCCCGGCTACATGCTGTTCAGCAGCCGCGCGGCATACGACTTCGGCCCGCAGTTGTCGGATCTGAATGTGGCGGTGGGGGTGAAAAACATCTTCAACACCCAGTACTTCACCCGTTCGTTTGACGATAACAACAAGGGCAAATACGTGGGAGAACCGCGCACCGTGTATGTGCAGACCTCAGTCGCGTTCTGA
- a CDS encoding FecR domain-containing protein: MNPTTHFSTQVAEQAVQWLMQMQQGPLNPRQQAKWQHWLEAHSEHQRAWEHIQRVNQRLRGMPSPLAHAALNAPQSSSRRQALKLLLILGVGSAATWGLRQQHLIPPLTADYRSPLGQRRKVQLANGSQLQLNTASAVDVQFDGPQRLIRLLEGEILLRTSTPLQIITGQGVVSTQAAQVNVRQFNDHTQVAVLDGQVEIAPRSYNGLPLPLEKSHQVNLTRKGWDTPRLTDANTGAWADGMLVASHMRLADFLEELSRYRRGQLQCDPQVANLLISGSYPLDDSERILDLLQISLPVKVRRFTRYWVSVEARA; the protein is encoded by the coding sequence ATGAACCCCACCACACACTTCTCGACCCAGGTCGCCGAACAGGCGGTGCAGTGGCTGATGCAAATGCAGCAAGGCCCGCTCAACCCGCGCCAACAGGCCAAATGGCAACACTGGCTGGAGGCCCACAGCGAGCATCAACGGGCGTGGGAGCATATTCAGCGGGTCAACCAACGCTTGCGCGGCATGCCCTCGCCCCTGGCCCATGCGGCGTTGAACGCACCGCAATCCAGCAGCCGGCGCCAGGCCCTGAAACTGCTGCTGATCCTCGGCGTCGGCTCGGCGGCTACGTGGGGCTTGCGCCAGCAGCACTTGATCCCGCCGCTGACCGCCGACTACCGCAGCCCCCTCGGCCAGCGCCGCAAGGTACAACTGGCCAACGGCAGCCAGCTGCAACTCAATACTGCCAGTGCGGTGGATGTGCAATTCGATGGCCCACAGCGCCTGATCCGCCTGCTCGAAGGCGAGATATTGCTGCGCACCAGCACCCCGTTGCAGATCATCACCGGCCAGGGCGTCGTCAGCACCCAGGCGGCACAGGTGAATGTGCGTCAGTTCAACGATCACACCCAGGTCGCGGTGCTGGATGGCCAGGTGGAGATTGCACCCAGGTCCTACAACGGCCTGCCCCTGCCCCTGGAAAAATCCCACCAGGTCAACCTCACCCGCAAAGGTTGGGATACCCCGCGTCTCACCGATGCCAACACGGGTGCCTGGGCCGACGGCATGCTGGTGGCATCGCACATGCGCCTGGCAGATTTCCTCGAGGAACTGAGCCGTTATCGCCGTGGCCAATTGCAGTGTGATCCGCAGGTGGCCAACCTGCTGATCTCCGGCAGCTACCCGCTGGACGACAGCGAGCGCATCCTCGACCTGCTGCAAATCAGCCTGCCGGTTAAAGTGCGGCGGTTTACCCGCTATTGGGTCAGCGTCGAAGCCCGCGCCTGA
- a CDS encoding sigma-70 family RNA polymerase sigma factor, protein MRPSNTVEVLYHDHHHWLTGWLRRKLGCPHSAADLAQDTFIRVLSARETPTLIEPRAFLTTIAKRVLFNHYRRQDLERAYLDALAQMPELAAPSEEARAIILQTLMELDQLLDGLPVLVKRAFLLAQLDGLTYAQIAAELGISIATVKRHLNKAAMRCYFAL, encoded by the coding sequence TTGCGGCCGTCCAATACCGTCGAAGTCCTGTATCACGACCATCACCACTGGCTGACCGGCTGGTTGCGACGCAAGCTCGGCTGCCCGCACAGCGCCGCCGACCTGGCCCAGGACACGTTCATCCGGGTGTTAAGCGCCCGCGAAACCCCGACGTTGATCGAGCCCCGCGCCTTCCTCACCACCATCGCCAAGCGCGTGCTGTTCAACCACTACCGCCGCCAGGACCTGGAGCGCGCCTACCTCGACGCCCTGGCGCAAATGCCTGAACTTGCTGCGCCATCGGAAGAAGCGCGGGCGATCATCCTGCAAACCCTGATGGAGCTGGACCAACTGCTCGACGGTTTGCCCGTGCTGGTCAAACGCGCCTTCCTGCTGGCCCAGCTCGATGGCCTGACCTACGCGCAAATCGCTGCCGAACTGGGGATTTCCATCGCCACCGTCAAACGTCATCTGAACAAAGCAGCCATGCGCTGCTATTTCGCCCTATGA
- a CDS encoding DUF3649 domain-containing protein has product MKSKASLPVSYRLGVTSRLLAAVVGGYVLASLASVCLTLWLPISRADAVVSGMLSSFVFYLLAVIWCFACRSAARAWFGVLVPCAILATLAGLAYWMARP; this is encoded by the coding sequence ATGAAAAGCAAAGCATCACTTCCTGTTTCCTATCGTCTCGGCGTGACGTCGCGGCTGCTGGCGGCTGTGGTCGGTGGCTATGTGCTGGCGTCCCTGGCCAGCGTGTGCCTGACCTTGTGGCTGCCAATCTCCCGCGCCGATGCGGTGGTCAGCGGCATGCTCAGTTCCTTTGTGTTCTACCTGCTGGCAGTGATCTGGTGTTTTGCCTGCCGCAGTGCCGCCCGCGCCTGGTTTGGCGTGCTGGTGCCCTGCGCGATACTGGCCACCCTGGCAGGCCTGGCCTATTGGATGGCGCGCCCATGA